The segment CGAACAGGGTGGCAAGGGTCGCCAGCATGTCGGGAATGCGCAGCACCACAATCAGGAAGCTGTTAAACAGGCCCACAAGGGTGCACAGCAGCAGGGTGATAATGATCGCCTCGGTAGTGCCAAAGCCGTACCAGACGAACAGCGAAATCACCAGCGCGTTTGCTAACGACGCGGTGGAGCCAACCGACAAGTCAAAGCCGCCGATGGTCAGCGAGATTGACACGCCAATCGCAATCACCGTCACAATGGCGATCGAGCGAAGAATGTTGATGATATTGGTGGGTTCAAGGAAGCTGTCTGACGCGAGGCCAAAGGCAGCGATCAGGATCACCACCGTCAGCAACATGCCCCATTTATAGAGAAAATCAAACAGTTGATGGCGCAGAGAAGGCTGCGGGTTCAGGATTATTTCTTTGCTGCTCACGCAGGGGTTCCTCCGGTGGAATAAAGCAAAAGCGTCTCTTCTGTGGCCTCACGTCCCTCCATTTCTGCCACAATGCGCCCATCCCAGAGCACACAAATACGGTCACACAGGCCCACCAGTTCGGAAAACTCGCCCGAAGCGTAGATGATGCCTTTGCCTTCCCGCGCTAAACCGTCGATCAGGCTGAACAGATCGGTTTTCGCCTTGATATCGACACCCTTAGTCGGTTCATCAAAAATCAGCACGTCAGCGTTATTGCGCAGCCATTTGCCGATCGCCACTTTCTGCTGGTTACCGCCGGACAGGCGGCGCAGCGTCTGCGCCGGACCAGTGGTACGCACGTTGAGGCGGTTAATCACCTCTTCCGCCCAGCGCCAGGCCTGGCGATGACCAAACAGGCTCCAGCGGGAGAAACTGTTATCGGCGCTGATGCTCAGGTTCATCGCCACCGACTCATCAATAAAGATGCCTTCTTTACGCCGTTCTTCCGGCACCAGCGCCATGCGATTTTCTACCGAATCGTGCGGGGAACGCGGCTGCCACGGCTTACCATGTAACTCGCCTTTGCTGACGCGGCTTTTGCTGGCACCAAATAATGCTTTGCACAGCTCGGTTTTCCCGGCACCGGCCAGACCGGCGATCCCCAGGATCTCCCCTTTATGCAGACGCAGCGAGATATCCTGCAACAACTGGTCGTCGTGCAGACCTTCCACCGACAGCAACAGCGGTTGCGACTGACGTTCACGACGTGGCGGGTAGACATCGGTCAGCTGGTGGCCGAGCATCTTCTCGACGATTTGTTCACCGCTGAGTGCGGCCATCGGTGCGGTTTCGATTAACCGTCCGTCACGCAGCACCGTCAGTTGGTCGCAAATCGCTTTCAGTTCATGGATACGGTGGGAAATAAACACCACGCCAATGCCGTTGCCCTGTAAACGGCGTACCACGTTAAACAGACGCTCGCTTTCATGCTGGTCAAGCGGCGCGGTGGGTTCATCCAGAATCAGGAAGCGGCAGTGGTGGGAGAGGGCGCGTGCCAGCAAAATCTGCTGCTTCTCCGCCAGCGAGCAGCGTTCCACCAGGCGTTTGACATCAATGTTCACTTCCAACTGCTCCAGCAGCGCACGCGCCTGGCGACGGATCTCGCCCCAGCGATAGCCGTGGCCGGGTTCTGCCAGATGATCAAGCAGGATGTTTTCCGCCACGCTGAGCTGTGGCACCAGCGCCACATCCACTTCCTGCTGGACCAGATGAATACCCAGTTTTTTAGCATCGCGCGGTGAGCGAATGGTGACGGGAGCACCGTCGAGCAGGATCTCGCCGTGATAATGGCTGTGGGCACCGGCCAGCACCGCCATCAGTGTTGATTTCCCCGCGCCATTCGCGCCGGTCAGCGCATGCACCGAGCCACCGTCGGTGGTGAAATCCACCTCGGTCAGCGCGGCAAAACCGCCAAAAGCGATGGAGATATTACGCATCTCCAGGCGGTTAATCGCACTCATGGACAGGGCCTTTAATAAAGAGAATTGGGCGCATTTTTTCCTGAACATCCAGGCTCGGCAACAAACGAAAGCGCATAAGCTAGCACAAAATCTTATTAGCCATCCAGACATCTGGGCGTAACGGCGGCTAAAACTGGCTGTAACCAAAGCCACTGGTGAAAGAGGGAGGTGATGTGAGGGATTTGTAGCGAATTATGCTGGGGTTGTTAACAGGCATAAAAAAACCAGGCCGGAGCCTGGTTAGTCACTTTACGAAATAGTTACACTTTTTCTGGCACAACGTTCAGCAATGAGGTCAGCAGCTGCCAGTACAAACCGACGCTGGCGATGTGAACCTGCTCATCCGGGGAGTGCGGGCCAGTGATGGTCGGCCCGATGGAGACCATATCCATATTCGGATACGGTTTCTTGAACAGACCACACTCCAGACCGGCGTGGATCACCTGGATGTTCGGCGTTTTGCTAAACAGCGCTTCGTAGGTTTTACGCGTCAGCGCCATGATCGGCGAATCGGCATCCGGCTGCCAGCCTGGGTAACCGCCTTTCGGTGCGGTTTTAGCACCCGCCAGCTCACCCAGCGAGGTCAGCACTTCTACCACGTAGTCTTTACCGGTATCGATCAGCGAACGGATCAGACAGATGATTTCTGCGTTGTCCTGGTCCATCGTCACCACGCCGACGTTAAGCGAGGTTTCCACCACGCCTTTCGCCACGTCTGAATTGCGGATCACACCGTTCGGGGTGGTGTTCAGCAGGTTCAGGAAGCGATCACGGCTGTCGGCAGTCAGCGCCTGGCCCTGATGCGCCAACGGCTCGCTCAGCAACGCGATGTTCTTCTCTTTAATACCCAGCTCGTTTTGCAGCGTCGCCTGGAAATGCGCCGCCGCCGATTTCAGCGCATCGACTTTGTGGCTGTCGATCGCCAGGGTCGCGAAGGCTTCACGCGGGATGGCGTTACGCAGCGTACCGCCGGTGAACTCAATCAGACGCACATCAAGGGCGCGCGCATGGGCGGCGAGGAAGCGCGCCAGCAGCTTGTTGGCATTGCCCAGACCGAGGTGGATATCTGCGCCGGAGTGGCCGCCTTTCAGGCCTTTCAGCGTCAGCTTCAGGGTTTCATAACCGGCAGGCACTGCCTCACGGCTCAACGGGAGGGTGGTGATAAAATCGATACCGCCCGCGCAACCCATGTAGATCTCACCTTCTTCTTCTGAGTCGGTGTTGATCAGGATATCGGCCTGCAACCAGTTTGGTTGTAAACCAAACGCGCCATCCATACCGGATTCTTCCGTCAT is part of the Pantoea phytobeneficialis genome and harbors:
- the pepD gene encoding beta-Ala-His dipeptidase, whose translation is MSELSQLSPQPLWDIFAKICSIPHPSYHEEALAEYIVGWAKEQGFWVERDQVGNILIRKPATKGMEKRTPVALQAHLDMVPQKNNDTVHDFTKDPIQPYIDGEWVKARGTTLGADNGIGMASALAVLADNSLTHGPIEVLLTMTEESGMDGAFGLQPNWLQADILINTDSEEEGEIYMGCAGGIDFITTLPLSREAVPAGYETLKLTLKGLKGGHSGADIHLGLGNANKLLARFLAAHARALDVRLIEFTGGTLRNAIPREAFATLAIDSHKVDALKSAAAHFQATLQNELGIKEKNIALLSEPLAHQGQALTADSRDRFLNLLNTTPNGVIRNSDVAKGVVETSLNVGVVTMDQDNAEIICLIRSLIDTGKDYVVEVLTSLGELAGAKTAPKGGYPGWQPDADSPIMALTRKTYEALFSKTPNIQVIHAGLECGLFKKPYPNMDMVSIGPTITGPHSPDEQVHIASVGLYWQLLTSLLNVVPEKV
- a CDS encoding sugar ABC transporter ATP-binding protein; amino-acid sequence: MSAINRLEMRNISIAFGGFAALTEVDFTTDGGSVHALTGANGAGKSTLMAVLAGAHSHYHGEILLDGAPVTIRSPRDAKKLGIHLVQQEVDVALVPQLSVAENILLDHLAEPGHGYRWGEIRRQARALLEQLEVNIDVKRLVERCSLAEKQQILLARALSHHCRFLILDEPTAPLDQHESERLFNVVRRLQGNGIGVVFISHRIHELKAICDQLTVLRDGRLIETAPMAALSGEQIVEKMLGHQLTDVYPPRRERQSQPLLLSVEGLHDDQLLQDISLRLHKGEILGIAGLAGAGKTELCKALFGASKSRVSKGELHGKPWQPRSPHDSVENRMALVPEERRKEGIFIDESVAMNLSISADNSFSRWSLFGHRQAWRWAEEVINRLNVRTTGPAQTLRRLSGGNQQKVAIGKWLRNNADVLIFDEPTKGVDIKAKTDLFSLIDGLAREGKGIIYASGEFSELVGLCDRICVLWDGRIVAEMEGREATEETLLLYSTGGTPA